The Syntrophales bacterium DNA segment TCTTTTTCTGTGGTGACGATGGTCTCCACCGTTGAGCCGGCGGCTGTCCCACGAATCACGGTGATGTCCTTTCTGTGATAGCGGTGATGATCGGGAAAGGGGATAAAGGCGACTACCCTGCCGCCGAGAGATTCCAGCGTTTTCCTGAAGGATTCCGGGGAACCTATTCCGGCAAAGGCGCATACCTTTTTACCGTTCAGATATTCGGGAGGATAAGTCTTACCCATGGCTGCCTGGATCAGGTATTTCGGCCTGTGGTATCCCCGGAAAACAGGCGCAGAATCACATTCCGGGCAGCTAAGATGCAATGGCCATTGAGGTGTGTTGCCGAAACCACACTCCTCTTCACGGCCATTATCGCCTCCGGTCCATACGATGATATCCGCCCTCTTTAAGGCTTCCGTGGATTCACGGAGAGGTCCCCTCGGCAGGAGGCGGCCGTTTCCGAAAGGCCTTGCCGCGTCCAGGAGCACGATGTCTATATCTCTGAAGAGACTGTGATGCTGGAAGCCGTCATCGAGGATCAGGATATCAGCTCCCAGGGCTTCCCTGGCGAATCTTCCCGTCAGGGTTCTTTTGGGACCGGTAAGAACCGGTACTCCCCTGACAGATTTTGCCAACAATACCGGCTCATCCCCTGCTTCCACGTACCCCATCAGGAGATGGGCGCCGTTGGAGACAACATTCACGGGAGTTTTTTTCTTCCCACCATATCCCCTAGAGAGAATAGCAGGGCGATACCCATGCTTCTTCAGCATATTAGTAAGCATAATTACCATCGTGGTTTTCCCCGTCCCGCCTACGGTGATGTTTCCGACGCTGATTACTTTGCCGGGAAGCCTTCTCTCTTTGAACACCCCGGTATCGTAGAGACGGTCCCGCAGCTTGATTGTCTGCCGGTACAGGAGGGAGAGAAAAAAGAGAAAAAGAATAAAAGGGTTCAGCCTGCGCGTGCTTCCGTCATCATTCCATATATTTCTCCATGTATTTTTTAGTTTTACCATTTCTATCTTTGCCTGTTGCTATGGAAGGTTCCCCTTAGGGGGCTTTCTCCTTTCCATTTCTGTTGTTGTCTTTGAACTGCATATTATAGAATTTGAAGTATTCCCCCTTTTTTTCAAGGAGGGATTCGTGGGTTCCCTCTTCGACAATTTCCCCGTTCGTAATGACGATAATCCTGTCGGCGTGACGAATCGTTGAGAGGCGATGGGCGATGATCAGTGTCGTTCTGCCCTTCATGAGGGTATCGAGGGCCTCCTGAACCTCGATTTCCGCTTCCGTATCGAGGGAAGACGTTGCCTCATCGAGGATCAGGATAGGGGCATCCTTGAGGAGGGCCCTGGCGATGGAGATCCTCTGTCTTTCTCCACCGGAGAGTTTCACTCCCTGTTCACCGATGACCGTGTCGTACCCCTGCGGCAGGTTTATAATGAAGTCATGGGCGTTAGCCGCCTTTGCCGCCCGGATGATATCTTCTTCGGTTTTTTCGAGGTCCCCATAGGCGATGTTGTTTCTCACCGTGTCATTGAAGAGGATCGTCTGCTGGGTGACGATGCCGATCTGGCCTCGGAGGGATTCTATGGTAACATCACGGATATCATGGCCGTCTATCATAATCCTTCCCGTTGTCACGTCGTAAAAACGGGGGACAAGATTTACGAGGGTGGTCTTTCCCCCGCCGCTCATACCGACAAAGGCAATAACCTCACCGGCATTGATCGTAAGATTGATATTTTTCAAGACCGGTGTCTCTTCGTAACAGAAGGTGACATCCTCGATAATGATGTGCCGGGAAACATTTGGCAGGGGGGAGGCATCGGCTTTGTTCCTGATCTCGGGAGTCGTATCAATAATGCTGAAAACCCGTTGGGCGCCAGCAATCCCCTGCTGGATGGTATTGTTGACATTGGTCAGCCTTTTGATCGGTTCGTAGAGCATAATGAGAGCGGAAAGAAAAGAGAAGAATGTGCCCGGTGTGGAGTTACCACTGATCACCTGGTAGCCTCCGTAAAATATGATAGCGGCAATTCCCACACCCCCTAAGAATTCCATGAAGGGACTGGATATGGCGCCGATAGATACAGACTTTAGAGCAAGCTTAAAGAGGTTCTCATTTTCCCCGGCAAACCTTTTATTCTCATAGTCTTCCCGGACAAAGGCCTTGACGATGCGCATGCCCGATATCGTTTCCTGGAGGAGGGTGGTGAGACTTCCGATCGTTACCTGGGTGCGGGTGGCCAGTTTTCTCATCTTTTTCCCAAACTTGGCGATGGGGTAGATGGTCAGGGGAAAGATGACCAGGGAGATGATGGCGAGCTGCCAGTCCCGGTAAAAAACGACGAATATAAGACAGACCAGGGTGAAGGAGTCTTTCAGGAGGCTGGTCACCGCCTCGGAGACCGCCCCCTGGATATAACCGACATCATTGGTGATCCGCGACATGAGTACACCGGTGGGATTTTTGGTAAAGAAAGAAAGGGGCTGCATCTGTATTTGCCCGTATACTTTGTTTCTCAAGTCCGCCACGATGCGCTGGCCGATATAATTCATTAAAACCGTTTGTCCGTAAGTGCATGCCCCTTTCAACAGATATATGCCTATAATGGCAAGGGGAATCCACTTCAGCGCCCCGGCGTTTTTCTTCAAGAAGATATCATCCAGCGCCGGTTTGACGAGAAAGGCAAGGGAGGAGGTCAGGGCGCCGACCATGAGCATGCAAAACATGGCAGCGATGAACCTCCCTATATGAGGTTTCGCAAAACTTAAGAGACGTTTATATATTCCCATTACCCATTACCTTCGCAACTGCTCAGGAGTCAGAAGTCAGGAGCCAGAATCCAGAATAGAAGCAGTGTATGCCTGAAGCAACTTACCGACTTTTCCAATCAGATATTGAAAATCCTTAGCAGGGTTCCTTTTCACTTTCATTCTGGCTTCTGAATTCTGGTTCCTGAATAATTACTTTTCCTCTATCATTTCGTATGCCAGCCGGGCGGCCCTTTCGGCGGCGCCGGGACTTCCCAATTTTTCCCTGATCTTCGAGAGCTCTTCTTTGATATTGTTCATTCGTGTCCTGTCCGTGAGGATGTCCATGATTTCGGCGGCTATGCGTTCCGGAGATGCCTCTTCCTGGATCAACTCTGGAACGATGGTTTTTCCCGCAATAATGTTGACAAGCCCGATGTTGTCCACCCTGACAAATATCTTTCCCATATAATAGGTGAAGGCGGAGACCTTGTAGACGATGACCATCGGCGTTCCCAGGAGCGCCGTTTCAAGAGTGGCCGTTCCCGAAGCCACCATGACAATATCCGCACTGCTGATGGCCTCGTAGGTATCATGACGAATTAACCTGACTTCCACCGGGTACCGCCGGGTAATACGGGAGACAAAACCCATTTCAAGCGTGTCGGCAACGGGCAGGATAAATTGGACGGAGGCGAGTTTCTCCTGAAGAATCTCCGCTGCCTTGAGCATTTCGGGCAGGAGTTTGACCACCTCGGAAGGCCTGCTTCCCGGGAGAATCCCTACCGTCGTCTCTCCCTCCTGAAGGCTAAATTTCCTTCGTGTCTCCTCGCGTGAATATTTTGTCTTTACCACGTCGAGGAGGGGATGACCGACAAATGTCACGTCAACACTGGCTTCCTCGTAGAGGCGGGCTTCAAAGGGAAGAATGACGACCATTTTATCCACGACTTTGCGGATCTTGCCGATCCTTCCCTTC contains these protein-coding regions:
- the msbA gene encoding lipid A export permease/ATP-binding protein MsbA, producing MGIYKRLLSFAKPHIGRFIAAMFCMLMVGALTSSLAFLVKPALDDIFLKKNAGALKWIPLAIIGIYLLKGACTYGQTVLMNYIGQRIVADLRNKVYGQIQMQPLSFFTKNPTGVLMSRITNDVGYIQGAVSEAVTSLLKDSFTLVCLIFVVFYRDWQLAIISLVIFPLTIYPIAKFGKKMRKLATRTQVTIGSLTTLLQETISGMRIVKAFVREDYENKRFAGENENLFKLALKSVSIGAISSPFMEFLGGVGIAAIIFYGGYQVISGNSTPGTFFSFLSALIMLYEPIKRLTNVNNTIQQGIAGAQRVFSIIDTTPEIRNKADASPLPNVSRHIIIEDVTFCYEETPVLKNINLTINAGEVIAFVGMSGGGKTTLVNLVPRFYDVTTGRIMIDGHDIRDVTIESLRGQIGIVTQQTILFNDTVRNNIAYGDLEKTEEDIIRAAKAANAHDFIINLPQGYDTVIGEQGVKLSGGERQRISIARALLKDAPILILDEATSSLDTEAEIEVQEALDTLMKGRTTLIIAHRLSTIRHADRIIVITNGEIVEEGTHESLLEKKGEYFKFYNMQFKDNNRNGKEKAP
- the lpxB gene encoding lipid-A-disaccharide synthase — encoded protein: MHPETTTRRIMIVAGEASGDLHGANLVKAMSRIDPALCFYGIGGKRLKEAGVELMADSAEMAVVGLTEVIFKLRFILKIMGQIKESLKKTNPDLVILVDYPDFNLSLAKAAKKYGLRVFYYISPQVWAWRKGRIGKIRKVVDKMVVILPFEARLYEEASVDVTFVGHPLLDVVKTKYSREETRRKFSLQEGETTVGILPGSRPSEVVKLLPEMLKAAEILQEKLASVQFILPVADTLEMGFVSRITRRYPVEVRLIRHDTYEAISSADIVMVASGTATLETALLGTPMVIVYKVSAFTYYMGKIFVRVDNIGLVNIIAGKTIVPELIQEEASPERIAAEIMDILTDRTRMNNIKEELSKIREKLGSPGAAERAARLAYEMIEEK
- the lpxK gene encoding tetraacyldisaccharide 4'-kinase, with the translated sequence MVKLKNTWRNIWNDDGSTRRLNPFILFLFFLSLLYRQTIKLRDRLYDTGVFKERRLPGKVISVGNITVGGTGKTTMVIMLTNMLKKHGYRPAILSRGYGGKKKTPVNVVSNGAHLLMGYVEAGDEPVLLAKSVRGVPVLTGPKRTLTGRFAREALGADILILDDGFQHHSLFRDIDIVLLDAARPFGNGRLLPRGPLRESTEALKRADIIVWTGGDNGREEECGFGNTPQWPLHLSCPECDSAPVFRGYHRPKYLIQAAMGKTYPPEYLNGKKVCAFAGIGSPESFRKTLESLGGRVVAFIPFPDHHRYHRKDITVIRGTAAGSTVETIVTTEKDGIKLADFPSFLEEIFLLHVEMEIVPSGEAFETLILEKLEHGKLPLH